A section of the Pseudanabaena mucicola str. Chao 1806 genome encodes:
- a CDS encoding DUF2442 domain-containing protein, protein MISAQVIGDRTLLIEFSDREFNQYDISNLLNKPMFAPLKNPSFFKDFRIEAGGYGLVWNEDIDISEYELWKNGVSIKYELPKLHHN, encoded by the coding sequence ATGATTTCTGCTCAAGTTATAGGCGATCGCACTTTGTTGATTGAGTTTAGCGATCGTGAGTTCAATCAATACGATATCTCTAATTTGCTCAATAAACCAATGTTTGCACCGTTGAAAAATCCTAGCTTTTTTAAGGATTTTAGGATTGAGGCTGGTGGTTATGGGTTGGTTTGGAATGAGGATATTGATATTAGTGAGTACGAACTTTGGAAAAACGGAGTTAGCATTAAATATGAACTACCGAAATTACATCACAATTGA
- the prmC gene encoding peptide chain release factor N(5)-glutamine methyltransferase yields MSIIDFYEWYDLCLSAAQKSNVPSFELDWLILRLTHLDKLDLRLRSPNITQKVTPELLTKLDQLWQKRLHDRLPVQYLAGSVTWRDLDLQVTPAVLIPRPETELIIDIVAEHCQDMIYQKGVWIDLGTGSGAIAIALAQHFPDAQIYAVDVSESALEIAKINANINNQINKQKIQFHHGIWFEPLAKLNLQNQLVGVVSNPPYIPSDEVLNLQPEVAKHEPHSALDGGIDGLDDIRELVNVAPAFLISGGFWIVEMMAGQAEIVRSLLRANGKYKNIQIHLDYSGIERFVSAQIN; encoded by the coding sequence ATGTCGATTATAGATTTTTACGAATGGTATGATCTCTGTCTAAGTGCTGCCCAGAAAAGCAATGTGCCGAGCTTTGAACTTGACTGGCTGATATTGCGACTCACGCATCTCGATAAATTAGATCTGAGATTGCGATCGCCAAATATCACGCAGAAAGTTACGCCTGAATTATTAACTAAGCTCGATCAACTCTGGCAAAAAAGATTACACGATCGCCTACCTGTGCAATATTTAGCAGGTTCAGTCACATGGCGCGATCTCGATTTACAAGTTACCCCCGCCGTTTTAATCCCCCGTCCCGAAACGGAATTAATCATTGATATTGTTGCTGAACATTGCCAAGATATGATTTATCAAAAAGGAGTTTGGATAGATCTAGGCACAGGTAGCGGTGCGATCGCGATCGCCTTAGCTCAACATTTTCCCGACGCTCAAATTTATGCCGTTGATGTTAGTGAATCCGCTTTAGAAATTGCCAAAATTAATGCCAATATAAACAACCAGATAAATAAACAGAAAATTCAATTTCATCATGGCATTTGGTTTGAACCTTTGGCAAAATTAAATCTACAAAACCAATTAGTAGGAGTTGTGTCTAACCCCCCTTATATTCCTAGCGATGAAGTTTTAAATTTACAGCCAGAAGTAGCTAAACATGAGCCACACTCAGCACTAGATGGCGGCATAGATGGACTTGATGACATTCGGGAATTAGTCAACGTTGCGCCAGCATTTTTAATTTCTGGTGGATTTTGGATTGTTGAAATGATGGCAGGTCAAGCGGAAATTGTGCGATCGCTTTTACGAGCAAATGGCAAATATAAAAATATTCAAATTCATCTAGATTACTCAGGTATTGAAAGATTTGTATCGGCTCAGATAAATTAG
- a CDS encoding magnesium chelatase subunit H produces the protein MFTSVPPIATLSSRRIIPENLQGRVLMKLVYVVLEPQYQSAMSAAVKSINKNNSNLAIEVSGYLIEELRSPENYEVFKEDIAKADIFIASLIFIDDLATKIAQAVAPHRDRLSACVVFPSMPEVMRLNKMGSFSMENLGQSKSAIAQFMRKRKEKSGSSFQDSMLKVVQTLPKILKYMPMDRAQDARNFMLSFQYWLGGSTENIENFLLMLAQNYLPTVKEKAKENGSAPLQIKDPVTYLDMGLWHPLAPKMFESTAEYLAWFNARTDIPNDMKDPLAPCVGLLMARTHLVTGDDAHYVAMVQELESLGARVISVFNGGLDFSKAVEEYFYDPKQKDRAIVDSVVSLTGFALVGGPAKQDHPKAIEALEKLNRPYMVALPLVFQTTEEWQDSDLGLHPVQVALQVALPELDGGLDPIVLSGRDSATGRSHALSDRVETIANRAIKWANLRRKPRHEKKLAITIFSFPPDKGNIGTAAYLDVFSSIHKVAEALRDNGYDITDLPKTSHDMMTEILHDPEAMVGSPELNIAYKMSVSEYEANTPYVEDIIEQWGAAPGHLNSDGQNLLIYGKQYGNLFVGVQPTFGYEGDPMRLLFSKSASPHHGFVAYYTYLNHIWGADAVLHFGTHGSMEFMPGKQVGMSGDCYPDSLIGALPNIYYYAVNNPSEGTIAKRRGYATIISYITPAPENAGLSRNLQELSELIASYKDLRLGGRGVQITNTIMDKVRLVNLDKDVELPEQDAKDMSLEERDNVIGQVYNKLMEIESRVLPCGLHVVGEPPKVEDVTDVLTSIASFDRPEDNMKSLLRIMCDSIGRDIEQLYKSSDKGIYADVELLANIRAIANKAVGALVKAKADDDGRVSKLSVLNFFRMGKTEPWIEVFQDNGYPNVNKDDIKPLFEFLEFCLKQIVADNELGGLIKALEGDYITPSPGGDPIRNPLVLPTGKNMHALDPNSIPTSAAVQAAKTVVDRLLERQRQDNNGVYPETIAVVLWGTDNIKTYGESLAQVLCMIGVKPMPDALGRINRLELIPLEELGRPRVDVVVNCSGVFRDLFVNQMDLIDRAVRMAAEADEPLEMNFVRKHAIAQAEEFGLTISQAATRVFSNSSGSYSSNVNLAVENSTWENEEELQQMYLSRKSFAFGGNVSNTQQRQLYEASLKTVDMTFQNLDSSEISLTDVSHYFDSDPTKLVGSLRKDGKKPASFIADTTTANAQVRTLTETVRLDTRTKILNPKWYEGMLKSGYEGVREISKRLVNTMGWSATAGAVDNWVYEDVNDVYVNDKEMCDRLKNLNPNSFRKIVGTLLEVNGRGYWETSEENLDRLRELYQELEDRIEGVE, from the coding sequence ATGTTCACTTCTGTGCCACCGATCGCAACATTATCTAGTAGACGTATCATTCCCGAAAATCTACAGGGTCGGGTCTTAATGAAGTTGGTCTATGTAGTGCTTGAGCCACAATACCAGAGCGCTATGTCGGCGGCTGTAAAGTCCATTAACAAGAACAACTCTAACCTAGCGATCGAGGTAAGTGGTTATTTAATTGAGGAACTTCGTAGTCCAGAAAATTATGAGGTTTTTAAAGAAGATATCGCCAAGGCAGATATTTTTATCGCATCTTTAATTTTTATTGATGATCTGGCTACGAAAATTGCTCAAGCAGTTGCGCCCCATCGCGATCGCCTATCCGCTTGCGTCGTATTCCCATCGATGCCAGAGGTAATGCGTCTCAATAAAATGGGGAGCTTTAGTATGGAAAACCTAGGGCAATCTAAGAGTGCGATCGCTCAGTTTATGCGGAAGCGTAAGGAGAAATCTGGTAGTTCGTTCCAAGACAGTATGCTCAAAGTAGTGCAAACGCTGCCGAAGATTCTCAAATATATGCCCATGGATCGAGCGCAGGATGCTCGTAATTTCATGCTCAGCTTCCAATATTGGCTAGGTGGATCTACAGAAAATATTGAAAACTTCCTGCTAATGTTGGCGCAAAATTATCTGCCAACGGTTAAAGAGAAGGCTAAGGAAAACGGCTCTGCTCCTTTGCAAATCAAAGATCCCGTTACCTATCTAGACATGGGTCTATGGCATCCCCTCGCGCCGAAAATGTTTGAATCCACAGCCGAATATTTAGCATGGTTTAACGCCCGTACTGATATTCCCAATGATATGAAGGATCCCCTTGCCCCTTGTGTGGGCTTGTTGATGGCAAGGACGCACCTCGTTACAGGCGATGACGCGCATTATGTGGCGATGGTGCAGGAATTGGAATCACTTGGGGCGCGTGTAATTTCTGTATTCAATGGGGGCTTGGATTTCTCGAAGGCAGTTGAAGAATATTTCTATGATCCGAAGCAAAAGGATCGGGCGATCGTTGATAGTGTCGTCTCGCTCACAGGTTTTGCGCTGGTTGGTGGTCCCGCTAAGCAAGATCATCCCAAGGCGATCGAAGCACTCGAAAAGCTGAATCGCCCCTACATGGTTGCCCTGCCCCTAGTCTTCCAAACTACGGAAGAATGGCAAGATAGCGATCTTGGTTTGCATCCTGTCCAAGTTGCATTACAAGTTGCTTTACCAGAACTCGATGGTGGACTTGATCCGATTGTGTTATCGGGTCGCGATAGTGCGACAGGAAGATCCCATGCTTTAAGCGATCGCGTCGAAACTATTGCCAATCGTGCGATTAAATGGGCAAATTTGCGCCGCAAACCTCGCCACGAGAAGAAACTGGCGATTACAATTTTCAGTTTTCCACCTGACAAGGGCAATATTGGCACGGCGGCTTATTTGGACGTATTCTCCTCCATTCACAAAGTCGCCGAAGCCTTGCGCGATAATGGCTACGACATCACCGATCTGCCCAAGACTTCCCATGACATGATGACAGAAATCTTGCATGATCCCGAAGCAATGGTCGGTAGTCCCGAATTGAACATCGCTTACAAAATGTCCGTCAGCGAATACGAAGCCAACACTCCCTATGTTGAAGACATTATCGAGCAATGGGGTGCTGCCCCCGGACATCTCAACTCCGATGGACAGAACTTGCTCATTTACGGTAAGCAATACGGCAACCTCTTCGTAGGCGTACAACCCACCTTTGGTTATGAAGGTGATCCCATGCGATTGCTCTTTAGCAAATCTGCTTCACCCCATCATGGCTTCGTGGCTTACTACACCTACCTCAATCACATTTGGGGAGCCGATGCCGTCCTCCATTTCGGAACTCACGGCTCGATGGAATTCATGCCGGGTAAACAAGTGGGAATGTCGGGCGACTGTTACCCAGACAGCTTGATCGGCGCATTGCCCAATATCTATTACTACGCCGTCAACAACCCATCGGAAGGCACGATCGCTAAGCGGCGCGGCTATGCCACGATCATCAGCTACATCACTCCTGCGCCCGAAAATGCAGGCTTGAGCCGCAACTTGCAAGAACTGAGCGAATTGATTGCTTCCTATAAAGACTTGCGTCTCGGTGGTCGTGGTGTCCAAATCACTAATACGATCATGGACAAGGTGCGCCTAGTCAATCTCGATAAGGATGTGGAACTTCCTGAACAAGATGCTAAGGATATGTCCCTTGAGGAACGCGATAACGTCATCGGTCAGGTTTACAACAAGCTGATGGAAATTGAATCTCGCGTTCTCCCTTGCGGTCTGCACGTTGTGGGTGAACCTCCTAAAGTGGAAGATGTCACCGATGTGTTGACCAGCATTGCTAGTTTTGATCGCCCCGAAGATAACATGAAGTCTCTTTTAAGAATCATGTGTGACAGTATCGGACGCGATATCGAACAGCTTTACAAATCCAGCGACAAGGGTATTTACGCTGATGTGGAACTCCTAGCAAACATTCGGGCGATCGCCAATAAAGCTGTAGGCGCATTGGTCAAAGCAAAAGCTGATGACGATGGCAGAGTTTCCAAGCTCTCCGTTCTCAACTTCTTTAGAATGGGCAAAACCGAACCTTGGATTGAAGTTTTTCAAGATAATGGCTATCCCAATGTCAACAAAGATGACATCAAGCCTCTCTTTGAATTTCTAGAATTCTGTCTCAAGCAAATTGTTGCAGACAACGAACTTGGCGGCTTGATCAAGGCTCTCGAAGGCGATTACATCACCCCCAGCCCCGGTGGTGACCCCATCCGTAATCCCTTAGTGCTACCCACTGGCAAGAATATGCACGCCCTCGATCCTAACTCGATTCCCACGAGTGCCGCAGTGCAAGCTGCAAAAACTGTGGTCGATCGCCTCTTAGAGCGTCAGCGCCAAGACAACAATGGAGTCTATCCCGAAACGATCGCGGTTGTTCTGTGGGGAACCGACAACATCAAGACCTATGGCGAATCACTCGCTCAAGTTCTTTGCATGATTGGCGTGAAACCCATGCCTGATGCCCTCGGTCGCATCAACCGATTGGAATTGATTCCCCTCGAAGAATTGGGTCGTCCTCGCGTGGATGTGGTGGTTAACTGCTCAGGTGTATTCCGCGATTTATTCGTGAATCAAATGGACTTGATCGATCGCGCCGTGCGTATGGCAGCCGAAGCCGATGAGCCTTTGGAAATGAACTTTGTCCGCAAACACGCGATCGCCCAAGCCGAAGAATTTGGCTTAACCATCAGTCAAGCCGCAACTCGCGTCTTCAGTAACTCATCGGGTTCCTATTCCTCCAACGTTAACCTCGCTGTAGAAAACAGTACATGGGAAAACGAAGAAGAATTGCAACAGATGTACTTATCGCGCAAGTCCTTCGCCTTTGGTGGTAATGTCAGCAACACCCAACAGCGTCAGCTTTACGAAGCCTCACTGAAGACCGTTGACATGACCTTCCAAAACTTGGACTCTTCCGAAATCAGTCTTACCGATGTCTCCCACTACTTCGACTCTGACCCCACTAAGCTCGTTGGCAGTCTTCGTAAAGATGGCAAAAAACCTGCCTCCTTCATCGCGGATACCACCACCGCTAATGCACAAGTTCGCACTCTAACCGAGACAGTTCGCCTCGATACCCGCACCAAGATTCTCAATCCAAAATGGTATGAGGGAATGCTCAAGAGTGGTTACGAAGGTGTGCGCGAAATCTCGAAGCGCCTAGTCAACACAATGGGCTGGTCGGCAACGGCTGGCGCAGTGGATAACTGGGTTTATGAAGATGTCAATGATGTCTATGTGAACGATAAAGAGATGTGCGATCGGCTCAAAAATCTCAACCCCAACTCGTTCCGTAAGATTGTCGGCACTCTTCTAGAAGTCAATGGTCGCGGCTATTGGGAAACCAGTGAAGAGAATCTGGATAGATTGCGTGAACTCTATCAAGAACTCGAAGACCGCATTGAAGGTGTAGAGTAA
- a CDS encoding Tic20 family protein, producing the protein MNWQQAATPLHRFYSCLPYLLPMSAGVIYGAILFQQFPLLILPFIPFIWLYSNVLSFPLVPFLGLTGEFFLFMGLYFLVVRDARIPRFIRFNTMQALLMQIILFIGQILFQFLEQISNDALPSVISAIFANTMFIGAILLTGYAVYQSIKGEYSDIPTLSQAASFQCEV; encoded by the coding sequence ATGAATTGGCAGCAAGCTGCAACTCCCTTACATCGCTTTTATAGTTGCTTGCCCTATCTCTTGCCTATGTCGGCTGGGGTGATCTATGGAGCTATTTTATTTCAACAGTTTCCCTTGCTTATCCTTCCCTTTATTCCTTTCATTTGGCTCTATAGCAATGTGCTGTCATTCCCACTAGTACCTTTTCTGGGATTAACAGGCGAGTTTTTCTTGTTTATGGGCTTATATTTTTTGGTGGTCAGAGATGCCCGTATTCCTCGATTTATTCGCTTTAACACCATGCAAGCCTTATTGATGCAAATTATCTTATTTATTGGTCAAATTCTTTTCCAATTCCTTGAACAGATTTCTAATGATGCTTTGCCATCAGTGATTAGTGCAATTTTTGCGAATACGATGTTTATTGGTGCGATCCTGTTAACTGGATATGCAGTTTATCAAAGCATTAAAGGTGAATATTCAGATATTCCTACACTTTCGCAAGCTGCATCATTCCAATGTGAGGTATAA
- a CDS encoding BrnT family toxin yields MDVFFRLNGINFVWNEEKARINPINHDGVTFPQATEAFFDPFLVVVDASRNDEERDAVIGLDKRWNLLYVVYVERENDLVRIISARKATRKEREYYEA; encoded by the coding sequence ATGGATGTATTTTTTCGATTAAACGGCATTAACTTTGTTTGGAATGAAGAGAAAGCTCGTATTAATCCTATTAATCATGATGGTGTGACATTTCCGCAAGCTACTGAAGCCTTTTTTGACCCATTTTTAGTAGTAGTTGATGCAAGTCGTAATGATGAGGAAAGAGATGCTGTCATTGGTTTAGATAAACGATGGAATCTTCTATATGTTGTTTATGTTGAACGTGAGAATGATTTAGTTAGGATTATTTCAGCAAGGAAAGCAACCCGTAAGGAGCGTGAATATTATGAAGCTTGA
- a CDS encoding toxin-antitoxin system TumE family protein → MNPSQSPLNSLAEYSEFVSQLLNRANVIRSTLVIWSNSPYTGTAEGEVFFTGSIRLRMREELDFDAALISSYGYEVYRGNERLYWYDDFPHPQDLSLASTFPHHKHIPPEIRRNRIPAPDLSFTYPNLPFLLREIDLLINN, encoded by the coding sequence ATGAACCCCTCTCAATCTCCTTTAAATTCTCTAGCTGAATACAGCGAGTTTGTATCACAACTTCTGAATCGGGCTAATGTTATTCGCTCTACACTGGTGATTTGGTCAAATAGTCCATATACAGGGACTGCTGAAGGTGAGGTGTTTTTTACAGGGAGTATTCGATTGCGAATGAGAGAAGAGTTGGATTTTGATGCAGCTTTAATTTCATCCTATGGCTATGAGGTTTATCGCGGCAATGAAAGGCTATATTGGTATGATGATTTTCCCCATCCTCAAGATTTGTCTCTTGCTTCAACTTTTCCGCATCACAAGCATATTCCACCCGAAATAAGGCGTAATCGAATCCCAGCGCCAGATCTCAGTTTTACATATCCCAATTTACCTTTTTTGCTTCGAGAGATTGATTTGTTGATAAATAATTGA
- a CDS encoding DUF29 family protein: MEELLTLKELLVCGDLPAALVLVEEMTEMSKDDKINKIFSYSIILLIHLIKQKVEKRSTRSWDLSIYNSITQIRRANQRRKAKGTYLSKSELSETLAEAYNLAIASAALEVFEGRYESQELAQMCDREEILTEAIRLIHEESIV; this comes from the coding sequence ATGGAAGAATTATTGACCTTAAAGGAACTACTGGTTTGTGGTGATCTTCCTGCAGCGCTGGTTTTGGTGGAGGAAATGACTGAGATGAGTAAGGATGACAAAATCAACAAAATTTTTAGCTACAGTATTATTCTGTTAATTCATCTCATCAAGCAAAAGGTAGAAAAGCGTTCTACACGATCATGGGATCTCTCCATTTATAACTCGATAACTCAAATTCGGCGTGCCAATCAGCGACGCAAAGCTAAAGGAACTTATCTCAGCAAATCAGAACTTAGCGAAACCTTAGCAGAAGCTTATAATCTTGCCATTGCTAGTGCAGCTCTTGAGGTTTTTGAAGGGCGTTATGAGTCTCAGGAGTTAGCACAAATGTGCGATCGCGAAGAAATTTTGACAGAGGCAATAAGATTAATTCATGAAGAATCCATTGTCTAA
- the serA gene encoding phosphoglycerate dehydrogenase produces MPKVLVSDPIDQVGIDILSQVATVDVKTTLSPEELIQVLPEYDAIMIRSGTRLTQDAIEAGKNLKIIGRAGVGVDNVDVPTATRMGIVVVNSPEGNTIAAAEHALAMMMSLSRFIPAANASLKGGKWDRKSFTGVEVYKKTLGILGLGKIGSHVATVAKSLGMRILAYDPFLTTERAEKLGVNLVELEILLREADYITLHLPKTKDTAHLINADRIAIMKDGVRIINCARGGIIDESAIAEAIKSGKVAGIALDVFENEPLEAESVLRELGANVILTPHLGASTEEAQTNVAVDVAEQIRDVLLGLPARSAVNIPGLRPDVWQKLKPYLQLAEMLGNLVGQLAGGRVDNLNVKLQGEIANSESQPIVVAALKGLLSPALRERVNFVNASIEAKERGIHVTETRDPSVEDYSGSIHLTAHGSQGQQSVTGALLGKSEIRITSINEFPINVAPTHYMLLTLHRDMPGIIGRIGTLLGNFNVNIASMQVGRRMVRGEAVMVLSIDDPLPSGLLDEIVHIQGVTDAFVVKL; encoded by the coding sequence ATGCCCAAAGTTCTCGTTTCTGACCCCATCGATCAAGTTGGTATCGATATTCTTTCTCAAGTTGCCACCGTTGACGTAAAAACTACTCTCAGCCCTGAAGAATTAATCCAAGTTCTTCCTGAATATGATGCGATCATGATTCGCTCTGGTACAAGGCTCACCCAAGATGCGATCGAAGCTGGCAAAAATCTCAAAATTATTGGTCGCGCTGGTGTTGGGGTCGATAACGTAGACGTACCCACTGCTACTCGTATGGGGATTGTGGTTGTCAATTCTCCCGAGGGCAACACGATCGCTGCGGCTGAGCATGCCCTAGCTATGATGATGTCTCTATCGCGGTTTATTCCTGCGGCTAACGCATCACTTAAGGGTGGTAAGTGGGATCGCAAGAGTTTTACTGGGGTTGAAGTTTATAAGAAAACCCTTGGTATTCTTGGTTTGGGTAAAATTGGGTCTCATGTAGCTACGGTTGCCAAATCTTTGGGGATGCGAATTCTTGCGTATGATCCATTCTTAACAACAGAGCGTGCAGAAAAGCTCGGCGTAAATCTTGTAGAACTCGAAATTTTGTTACGTGAAGCTGATTACATTACGCTGCACTTGCCGAAAACTAAGGATACGGCTCATTTGATCAATGCTGATCGCATTGCCATCATGAAGGATGGAGTCCGAATCATCAACTGTGCTAGAGGTGGAATTATTGATGAAAGTGCGATCGCTGAGGCAATTAAGAGTGGCAAGGTGGCAGGGATCGCTCTTGATGTATTTGAAAATGAACCCCTCGAAGCTGAGTCGGTACTCCGTGAACTGGGTGCAAATGTCATTTTGACTCCTCACCTTGGTGCATCCACTGAAGAAGCCCAGACTAACGTCGCTGTGGATGTCGCTGAGCAAATTCGAGATGTATTACTAGGGCTTCCTGCGCGTTCAGCAGTCAATATTCCTGGGCTTCGTCCCGATGTTTGGCAAAAACTTAAGCCCTACCTCCAACTCGCCGAAATGTTGGGCAACTTGGTTGGTCAATTGGCAGGCGGTCGTGTGGACAATCTCAATGTCAAGCTCCAAGGTGAAATCGCTAATAGCGAAAGTCAGCCCATCGTAGTTGCGGCTCTCAAAGGTTTGCTGTCGCCTGCATTGCGTGAGCGCGTTAACTTCGTAAATGCTAGCATCGAAGCGAAAGAACGTGGTATTCACGTTACAGAGACCCGTGATCCTTCCGTTGAAGATTACAGTGGCTCCATCCATTTGACTGCTCATGGTAGTCAAGGTCAACAGTCGGTTACAGGCGCATTGCTTGGCAAATCAGAAATTAGGATTACCAGCATTAATGAGTTTCCCATCAATGTTGCGCCTACCCACTATATGTTGCTGACTCTCCACCGCGATATGCCCGGTATCATCGGTCGTATCGGTACATTACTTGGCAACTTTAATGTCAATATTGCCAGTATGCAGGTAGGTCGTCGCATGGTTCGTGGTGAAGCGGTTATGGTTCTCAGCATTGATGATCCATTGCCTAGCGGTTTACTTGATGAAATCGTGCATATTCAAGGCGTAACCGATGCCTTTGTGGTTAAGCTATAG
- a CDS encoding Tic20 family protein encodes MVRRSSVDYLDRLYASLPYILPLAAVVVFGAFLFLQFTPLMTVFLPILYVNKILSISIIDFISIRFVAWFCVFIFVVRSYKVNHFIRFNAMQALLLDIIVALMGALTEILSMILGNLAFFPFILQIIASVTFLGITAASIYGIFQCIRGKYADKIPVISDVGYSQIR; translated from the coding sequence ATGGTACGCCGTAGTTCAGTCGATTATTTAGACAGGCTTTATGCCAGTTTACCTTATATATTACCGTTAGCCGCAGTTGTAGTATTCGGAGCATTTTTGTTCCTGCAATTTACACCATTAATGACTGTTTTTTTGCCAATCCTTTATGTAAATAAAATTTTATCAATTTCAATTATTGATTTTATATCAATTCGTTTTGTCGCTTGGTTTTGTGTATTCATTTTTGTAGTTAGAAGTTATAAGGTGAATCATTTCATTCGCTTCAATGCGATGCAAGCATTATTGCTAGATATTATTGTTGCCTTAATGGGGGCTTTAACTGAAATTTTATCTATGATTCTAGGTAACCTAGCCTTCTTCCCATTCATACTTCAGATAATCGCTAGTGTTACTTTCTTAGGGATAACAGCAGCTTCTATATATGGCATTTTTCAATGTATTCGTGGCAAATATGCTGATAAGATTCCTGTGATTTCTGATGTGGGCTATTCGCAAATACGCTAA
- a CDS encoding UvrD-helicase domain-containing protein yields MQDLTNTLIAENRDRVQAQFSLDESQKQVVKSQAKFMRVVAPAGSGKTQTLTAKAGNVLANNPNARILCLTFTNAAANEIQDRIVQKIPSSSNLPIKVSTLNAFGYDLLRSINPSLQIASSNGRGLGRAINLTKTMMVESNVWQDRRDNSRLCSPILELTNMMKSLGFNHQHDIEDLQSHYALVN; encoded by the coding sequence ATGCAAGATTTGACAAATACGCTTATAGCGGAAAATCGGGATAGGGTTCAGGCACAATTTTCTCTAGATGAATCTCAAAAGCAGGTTGTTAAGTCTCAAGCAAAGTTCATGCGTGTTGTTGCTCCTGCTGGTTCTGGCAAAACGCAAACACTAACGGCTAAAGCAGGAAATGTTTTAGCAAATAATCCAAATGCAAGGATTTTATGTTTGACTTTTACAAATGCAGCAGCTAATGAGATTCAAGACCGTATTGTTCAAAAAATTCCATCTTCCTCTAATCTCCCTATCAAAGTCTCAACGTTAAATGCCTTTGGCTATGATCTTCTAAGATCGATAAATCCATCTTTACAAATAGCTTCATCTAATGGAAGAGGTCTTGGTAGAGCTATTAATTTGACAAAGACAATGATGGTAGAAAGTAATGTTTGGCAGGATAGAAGAGATAATTCAAGGCTTTGCTCTCCAATCTTAGAACTTACAAACATGATGAAGAGTCTTGGCTTTAACCATCAACATGATATTGAAGATCTTCAGAGTCATTATGCTTTGGTTAACTGA
- a CDS encoding DUF433 domain-containing protein, giving the protein MNYRNYITIEPNKSGGKPCVRGLRITVYEVLEYLASNMTEAEILEYFPDLMREDFKACIAYAADRERRFMTVPVGSL; this is encoded by the coding sequence ATGAACTACCGAAATTACATCACAATTGAGCCAAATAAGAGCGGGGGCAAGCCTTGTGTGCGTGGTTTGCGAATTACGGTTTATGAGGTGCTTGAGTATTTGGCTTCTAATATGACAGAAGCAGAGATACTCGAATATTTTCCTGATCTAATGCGGGAAGATTTTAAGGCTTGTATTGCATACGCGGCTGACCGCGAGCGTCGGTTTATGACAGTGCCAGTTGGTTCATTGTAA